AAATACAActaacaaaacaaaagtaaaaggAACTAAGCGACTATGTCCAAATCAGATCTAGACCTGCAAGCTCAACTCTGTACTATATGTCCTTTGAGACATTGTATTGTATTAGCCCCTTATAACATAAGAcatattttattcatcaaGACAATGGCTGTATGTACATCCTCGGCCTATGGCTTATGCTTTGCTATAATAGTAGAGTATCACTTACAAGGTcttatgtttaaaaaaaaaaaaaaaacaccaagTTCGATACCAACACAAAATTTCGAGCTCTATAGACAAAACAACAGGACATTGTATGAAGTGGGAAATTAAGGTAAAAGCAAGTGAGGAATCGAAACCTGGTCAAAATCCTACATCGGAAAGGATGGCGCCTTGCCTATTCCTTTTCCTTCTACTCTATGATGTTTTTTAATCGACTGTCTTAAGCATTTTATCCGGGGTGTTCATACTCTAATGTGTACATTGATTATTTGATGCTAACCAAATGTAGGCAGTTTTTCCACTCCATATGTTGttcaaaattcacaagaaGATCCAAACCTTTGGTTTGACAAGCCCATGGATGTTCTTTTCTCAAAGGCTTTGGACAAAAGCTTCTCGAAAATGCCCAAGAACGAGTGCCACTCATCGTTGTCCATGTCCCCGAAAGAAATGCCTTCCCCATCATGATTGTAGTTTGCTACCGGGGATATCAAGCAACCTGCATTGTCGTTGTCATCCCCATCATCATGAAATTCATCCACAATTGTGTAAGAATCACATTCATCGGACAGTACTATGATAATGGCATAAAGTGAAATACTGACATCAACATGTGTGGTCTAAATGCCTACATTTAGAACATAATACAATGATGTCATAAAGTGAAGTGCTCGGCATTATCCGTATGATCTATCTGACTACACATAGATTCAATTGCATCCCGCATGGGTGGATTTGATAACCTTAACTCGATGCATGTTAGACAATCATCAACGAGAATATTGGAAATTTTGATGACTTACCTTTTGCCGGGGAGTTGTGAAAAACAGGAGGGGCATCAGACTCTTGATTGAGGCGATCCTCATGGCTTACATCAATGTCTTCTTCACCATGATCACTCTTGATGACATTATCATCAGTGAGTCCATTGTTCAAGCGAGCTTTAGCAATCATGCATAAGTTCTCCAACACACTCCAATTTTCTTCTCCTCCATTGATTTCTCTAGTCATTATTTCACCCATGTCAGCAAGGGACAACCCATAGGCCGTTGCTTGCTTCAAGAATATCGTACAGATCACAAGAACCCGAATGGAAGACTCCCTGATTGACGGAAGCTCAGTTCTTAGCAGCTCCGCATCTTTATATGGATCGAGACGGGATATGTAGTCGACTGCAATCTCTGAAAAAGGAATTGAAGCCTGAGGCCAATGCAGCCACTCAAAATATGGATCGTCAAGCGACTCCGGCAAGCAATATCCATGATCTATTGGCACTAGCTCAGCATCTCCCCGGCCATAACTCTCATTTTGTTTCCTCACAAGAATGTTTCCTGCATGTCGGTCGAGATTCATCAATCTTATGTCCAGTATCCCAATATGGTGTACATCCGTGACTGAGAAAGTTGAAGGGCCCATATCTCCTGCATCAGAATCATGATCCACGAAACGTTGAAGGGACGCAATCTTATAAAGCGGGCTTGAATTTGATCCTGAACTATTTGAGTTGAACCGGACATGAGAAAATTTGACCAATGCAGTAGGAGGGACACCGGCAAAGCCACCATGGTCAAGGAGATAAGCAGCTGATTCACGAAGGCCTGTTTCGCCTATCCTGATGGAACTTTTCATGCCCGGTTGGCCCAACATCCGTCCAGTGTAGCCTTTGGGGTTGTTGAATGCTAGAGGTTCCTCATCTACAGGCTTTGCAACAGCTATCCTATCACCGTTTTTAGCACGCAGAAAGTAGGCACCACCAAGCCCACTCGACACTGGCTCAGGGTTGACGCCAC
This Sesamum indicum cultivar Zhongzhi No. 13 linkage group LG5, S_indicum_v1.0, whole genome shotgun sequence DNA region includes the following protein-coding sequences:
- the LOC105162702 gene encoding phosphatidylinositol 4-kinase gamma 8; protein product: MYNLPGQTNLLEINQPLACAVTLPASTRRLFKMAVAVDQAHGFTSLARPPRCKRKSSSKFDYKMLNISQSELTQSLEHAFNFSYIHKSFSTPCLSHSSRPEDDSATNPRIEIIVGHDAPQIHALVVEVAVAMACGVNPEPVSSGLGGAYFLRAKNGDRIAVAKPVDEEPLAFNNPKGYTGRMLGQPGMKSSIRIGETGLRESAAYLLDHGGFAGVPPTALVKFSHVRFNSNSSGSNSSPLYKIASLQRFVDHDSDAGDMGPSTFSVTDVHHIGILDIRLMNLDRHAGNILVRKQNESYGRGDAELVPIDHGYCLPESLDDPYFEWLHWPQASIPFSEIAVDYISRLDPYKDAELLRTELPSIRESSIRVLVICTIFLKQATAYGLSLADMGEIMTREINGGEENWSVLENLCMIAKARLNNGLTDDNVIKSDHGEEDIDVSHEDRLNQESDAPPVFHNSPAKGCLISPVANYNHDGEGISFGDMDNDEWHSFLGIFEKLLSKAFEKRTSMGLSNQRFGSSCEF